The genomic stretch TTTTCATATGAAAAAGGAAAAGCTGGGGTTGTTGCAGATTTAGCTTACGGGCCAAGAGCAAAAGCAGCAAATGCATATGAAGGTGCTATCAACCAACTATATGCATATTACAATGCTTCAGATAAAGTAACTTTAACTTTAGGTCAGTTTAATACTTTCTATGGTTATGAAGTTATCTCTCCAGCAGGAAACTTTAACTACTCTGTATCTTATTTATTTAACGCAGGTCCTTTTTCTCATACTGGTTTTAAATTAGACTATGCAGCATCAGAAGACTTATCTTTTATGTTTGCTGTAACAAATCCTCATGGTATTACTTCTGGTGCAAACATTGGTAACGATTATCAATTAGGTTTTCAAACAGGATATAAAGGACAGTATTTTAACTTAGCTTATGGTGCTGATGGTTTTGGAACTACAGATGTTTTATACTTAGACTATACAGGTGGGTTTGATGTTTCAGAATCTTTCTTTTTAGGAATAAATGCAGCATACTCAAATTCTGATGATGCAGATTATACCTATAAAGGTGTTGCTTTTTACTTACAAAACACTTTTTCAGATAAGTTCTCTTTAGGATTTAGACCAGAATTTTTTACAACTACTACAGCAGATGTAGACAGTAGCGTATCTGCTTTTACTTTATCTGGTAACTATTCTTTAACAGGTAGCTTAACAATAATTCCAGAAGTAAGATATGACACTTCTGATGATGGTGTTGTTCCTTTTGGAAAAAGTGTAACAGGAGCTACACTAGCAGCAGTTTACTCTTTCTAAGAATTAATTAACCAAAAATTATATAAAAATGAGTTTATTTTTAATATTATTACAAGACACTCCAGCGTCAGAAGTGGCGCAAGCTGTTGAACAGATTAATGGAGATATGGGAATGCTTTGGATGCTAATTGCTGGTATTTTAGTATTCTTAATGCAAGCTGGTTTTACATTAGTAGAATCTGGAATGACAAGATCTAAAAATGCGGTAAACATCGCAATGAAAAATCTATTAGACATTTGTGTGGGTTCTTTAACTTTCTGGTTAGTAGGTTACTCTTTAATGTACGGAGATACATCTAACGGATGGTTTTTCTGGAGTGGCTTATTTCAAGGTGAAGGAGCAGATTTATTCTTTCAAACAATGTTTGCTGCAACTACAGCTACAATCGTTTCTGGTGCAATAGCAGGTAGAACAAAATATTCTACATATATCATTTTCTCTCTTATAATGACAGCAGTTATCTATCCTATATCTGGTGGATGGCAATGGCAAGGTAGCGGTTGGTTAACAGAAATGGGCTTTATAGACTTTGCTGGTTCGTCAATTGTACACTCTGTAGGTGGTTGGGCTGCTTTAGTAGCTGCATTTATGGTAGGTCCTAGAATAGGAAAATATGTTAACGGAAAGGTTTTACCTATTCCTGGTCACAATCAAGTTTTAGCAACTTTAGGTGTATTTATCCTTTGGTTTGGTTGGTTTGGTTTTAACGGTGGATCTCAATTAGCTTGGGGTGGCGCAGATGCAGTTGGCGCTTCTAACGTTGTATTAATCACAAATTTATCTGCAGCAGCAGGTGGTCTTGGTGCTTTAGTTACAACTTGGATCTGGTACGGAAAACCAAATTTAGCACAAACTCTTAATGGTTCTTTAGCTGGTTTAGTTAGTATTACTGCCGGATGTGGAAACATGACTGCAGGTGGTGCTGTATTAGCTGGACTTATTGGAGGTATCATTGTAGTATTTTCAATTGAATTTATAGAAAAGAAATTAAAAATTGATGATGCAATTGGTGCAGCTTCTGTACACGGTGTTGCTGGTGCTTGGGGAACTTTAGTTATAGGTCTTTGGGGTGTAGACGGCGATACTGCAATTGGATTATTTAATGGTGGCGGTGCTTCGCAATTAGGAGTACAAGCTGTCGGAGTTTTAGCTTATGCAGCATGGGCAACCGTCTTATCTTTTATTGTTTTAGCAATATTAAAAGCTACAATGGGATTAAGAGTATCTAAAGAAGTAGAAATTGAAGGTTTAGATATTTCAGAACATGGTTCTATTGCTTACCCAGGTAAAAGAGTTAGAGATTTTGACGAAGATAAATAGCAGTTATCTACATAAAATTTTAAATCAATTATATATAAAATCACACAACTTTAGGGTTGTGTGATTTTTCTACGAAAAAACATTTTTAAGAACAATTAACTAAATATTTAAAATGAAAAAAATAGAAGCAATTATTAGAAAATCAAAATTTAGCGCAGTAAAAGAAGCATTGCATGATGTTGGTGTTAATTTTTTCTCTTATTGGGATGTTACCGGTTTAGGTAACGAAAAAGAAGGACATGTTTACAGAGGTGTAAGTTATAGCACAAGCGATATTCAAAGAAGATATTTATCTATAGTAGTAAATAATGAATTTGAAGAAATAACAATTAAAACTATAATTGAAGCTGCATCTACAGGTGATGTTGGTGATGGAAAAGTTTTTGTAAGCGACATAAATGAAGCCTACAGAATAAGAACAGGAGAAAAAGGAGGAAAAACACTAAACTAAAAAAGAACATTTTTTATATCATGGAATTATTAACAATAAATAATGTATGGATGATGATCTGTACAGCACTAGTTTTCTTTATGCACTTAGGTTTTGCATTTCTAGAAATTGGATTAACAAGACAAAAGAATACTATAAACATCTTATTTAAAAATATATTTATCATTACAGTAGGTCTATTACTGTATGCTTTAGTAGGCTTCAATTTAATGTACCCAACATGGGCTGCAAATTCATCTGGATATTTAGGCGATTTTATATTTGGTATTTCTGCACCTCTAAAAGATGGTGTTTTAGATTTAACATATAACGAAGGTTATACATATTGGACAGACTTTTTGTTTCAAGGAATGTTCGCAGCTACAGCAGCTACAATAGTTTCTGGTGCAGTAGCAGAAAGAATGAAAATTTTACCTTTTATGATATTTACAATATTGTATGTTGGCTTTG from Polaribacter marinaquae encodes the following:
- a CDS encoding outer membrane beta-barrel protein, with product MKKIILSLLFISSLVVTAQENEDKGTFTLSGTVDVYHTSNLKSNSPGSLGILYSSDDPAASANGFGLGMVNTIFSYEKGKAGVVADLAYGPRAKAANAYEGAINQLYAYYNASDKVTLTLGQFNTFYGYEVISPAGNFNYSVSYLFNAGPFSHTGFKLDYAASEDLSFMFAVTNPHGITSGANIGNDYQLGFQTGYKGQYFNLAYGADGFGTTDVLYLDYTGGFDVSESFFLGINAAYSNSDDADYTYKGVAFYLQNTFSDKFSLGFRPEFFTTTTADVDSSVSAFTLSGNYSLTGSLTIIPEVRYDTSDDGVVPFGKSVTGATLAAVYSF
- a CDS encoding ammonium transporter; the protein is MSLFLILLQDTPASEVAQAVEQINGDMGMLWMLIAGILVFLMQAGFTLVESGMTRSKNAVNIAMKNLLDICVGSLTFWLVGYSLMYGDTSNGWFFWSGLFQGEGADLFFQTMFAATTATIVSGAIAGRTKYSTYIIFSLIMTAVIYPISGGWQWQGSGWLTEMGFIDFAGSSIVHSVGGWAALVAAFMVGPRIGKYVNGKVLPIPGHNQVLATLGVFILWFGWFGFNGGSQLAWGGADAVGASNVVLITNLSAAAGGLGALVTTWIWYGKPNLAQTLNGSLAGLVSITAGCGNMTAGGAVLAGLIGGIIVVFSIEFIEKKLKIDDAIGAASVHGVAGAWGTLVIGLWGVDGDTAIGLFNGGGASQLGVQAVGVLAYAAWATVLSFIVLAILKATMGLRVSKEVEIEGLDISEHGSIAYPGKRVRDFDEDK
- a CDS encoding P-II family nitrogen regulator, whose protein sequence is MKKIEAIIRKSKFSAVKEALHDVGVNFFSYWDVTGLGNEKEGHVYRGVSYSTSDIQRRYLSIVVNNEFEEITIKTIIEAASTGDVGDGKVFVSDINEAYRIRTGEKGGKTLN